Proteins encoded by one window of Cucurbita pepo subsp. pepo cultivar mu-cu-16 chromosome LG14, ASM280686v2, whole genome shotgun sequence:
- the LOC111810229 gene encoding uncharacterized protein LOC111810229, with protein MKTLFRISVGFFLALLIFYCSFVDSKVEETANSSLDSKTVNKVNDASKDTGSNKVLNSISAGKEKKDEHQVSVSNGGVKSSGDKIKKDPESETTSEEGANKVKSDGGLVEKGKNKGEKEKGKPVDNSASKEASKNSEKDGNLVTSALKTKDGSSGEDCGSSNKCTDEGNKLVACLRVPGNESPQLSLLIQNKGTGPLTVKISAPDFVHLEQSEVQLQEKEDKKVKVSVSNGGDGKAIILTAGSGRCSLDFRDLVELNIAKDSDNLPKSSRFSYLAKPPIIAFSAFAIILTFAAASVFISIRRKSFASSNSKYQRLDMELPISIGGKSVADNNDGWENSWDDNWDDDTPHKPSLPVTPSRSSMGLASRRLNKESWKD; from the exons ATGAAGACTCTGTTTCGCATTTCGGTTGGATTCTTTTTGGCGTTGCTAATTTTTTACTGCAGCTTCGTTGATTCCAAG GTGGAAGAAACTGCGAACTCCAGTCTAGATTCAAAAACAGTGAATAAAGTAAACGATGCAAGCAAGGACACTGGTTCTAATAAGGttctcaattctatttctgCTGGTAAGGAAAAGAAGGATGAACACCAAGTAAGCGTCTCAAACGGGGGTGTTAAGAGCAGCGGGGATAAAATTAAGAAGGATCCTGAAAGTGAAACAACATCGGAAGAAGGTGCAAATAAAGTAAAGAGTGACGGTGGTTTAGTtgagaaaggaaagaataagggagagaaagagaaggggaAGCCAGTAGATAATTCAGCTTCGAAAGAAGCGTCTAAGAATAGTGAGAAGGACGGCAATTTGGTAACTTCAGCATTGAAAACAAAGGATGGCTCTTCGGGTGAGGATTGTGGTTCATCAAATAAGTGCACTGATGAGGGAAATAAGCTTGTTGCTTGCTTACGAGTTCCAGGAAATG AATCTCCTCAACTTTCGTTGCTAATCCAGAACAAGGGAACAGGTCCTCTTACTGTGAAAATTTCTGCGCCCGATTTTGTTCATCTGGAGCAGAGTGAAGTTCAACTtcaagagaaagaagataaaaag GTAAAAGTTTCAGTCAGCAATGGTGGAGATGGAAAGGCGATCATTCTGACTGCAGGTAGCGGCCGTTGTAGTCTTGATTTTAGGGATCTTGTTGAACTCAATATTGCCAAAGATTCTGATAATCTTCCCAAGTCCTCACGGTTCAGCTACCTGGCAAAGCCACCTATTATTGCATTTTCAGCTTTTGCTATAATTCTGACATTTGCAGCTGCTTCAGTGTTCATTAGCATTCGTCGTAAAAGTTTTGCAAGTAGCAACTCTAAATACCAAAGGCTGGACATGGAGCTCCCTATTTCCATTGGAGGTAAATCCGTTGCTGACAATAACGACGGATGGGAAAACAGTTGGGATGACAATTGGGATGATGACACACCACACAAACCTTCCCTGCCTGTTACTCCAAGTCGTTCGTCGATGGGCCTCGCCTCACGACGGTTGAATAAGGAGAGCTGGAAAGATTAG